One segment of Pontibacter akesuensis DNA contains the following:
- a CDS encoding CPBP family intramembrane glutamic endopeptidase: MTKAFTYSLLLIAATLLVLLLRIPLEELSLSMLGRPFMSEMILGSALRILIIIGLSIFIVQKKLLPFNGLQPFSFSNPLLLLLAVAVILFLSYSSYEFYLAAAPSMVLLFGVAQALVGILEELLFRGIVFPLMILHYANKKQPISKAIWVSSLLFGAVHLVGLIRHPENFWSVINTIIFAIGIGFFFACLLLKTKNILVPIFLHFLVDFTNGASALSGVEAVSSNPTTTTIVLTLAVVTGMSFLILGAGWLLMKRVPKEVWMQKAALVKL, translated from the coding sequence ATGACGAAAGCATTTACTTATTCGCTTCTTCTTATTGCTGCTACTTTATTAGTGCTGCTGTTGAGGATTCCCCTGGAGGAGCTTTCGCTTTCTATGTTGGGACGACCGTTTATGAGCGAAATGATACTGGGCTCCGCGTTAAGGATTCTGATCATTATTGGCTTGAGTATCTTTATCGTTCAGAAAAAGCTGCTGCCTTTCAACGGGTTGCAGCCGTTTTCTTTTTCCAATCCCCTGCTGTTGCTGCTTGCTGTCGCTGTTATATTATTTCTATCGTACTCGAGTTATGAATTCTATTTGGCAGCAGCGCCCTCTATGGTGTTATTGTTTGGCGTTGCACAGGCCCTTGTCGGGATTTTGGAAGAACTGCTTTTCAGGGGAATCGTTTTCCCCCTGATGATCCTGCATTATGCAAATAAGAAGCAGCCTATTTCAAAGGCCATCTGGGTTTCTTCCCTGCTATTTGGCGCTGTGCACTTGGTGGGGCTGATCAGGCACCCTGAAAACTTTTGGAGTGTCATCAATACTATAATATTTGCGATTGGGATCGGCTTCTTTTTTGCCTGCCTGTTGCTGAAAACCAAAAACATACTTGTGCCTATTTTTCTTCACTTCCTGGTAGACTTTACGAACGGAGCCAGCGCTTTAAGTGGGGTGGAGGCTGTCTCATCGAACCCCACTACAACCACAATTGTGCTCACGCTCGCTGTGGTAACAGGAATGAGCTTTTTGATATTAGGGGCAGGTTGGCTTTTAATGAAGCGTGTTCCAAAAGAAGTATGGATGCAGAAAGCGGCGCTGGTTAAACTGTGA
- a CDS encoding carboxypeptidase-like regulatory domain-containing protein translates to MLKQLILAFLLLLCLLNPGYAQQSLEKTSFRSHYTYIYKLTDKEAHTLHKLGSGVVKDSYFHSLVDSFAVNTRFDATLPQGHYLYMHSKGPDLVYTLHTVSPFSIKVLQQRAALNVLVHDSLGNAIPEAEVLVNNRKASYNPVTHTHSLRYKPKDALLAVRLNGFTHYVKLEKAKNYTSNRSFLNKIVYARPLYYIWRPFYDTYRSVRGWHPQGWLRSVASLFDSQYRQQDESSKYKGYFITNKPKYLPGDTVRYKAFIVDRNGNPYKGKALLKLYSYRTKEKRLGEVKPYRSGALEGFFILHDSLKLELDQVYNLSLSRPDKKQQDLIYTSFRYEDYELKENSYTLNLKQDNHHTGQENSLKAKGTNANGLNLLDARVEVVVTTRRIVKSEQPFLFVPDTLWLHQQPLDAAGETTITLPQSVFPEASIDYAVTANFLNASNERTSKTRNATYHFTNGHLSIELLQDGLLVRYQEGDQSKEREATLAAYNADYDAILESTVQLPAKVPLNAFAAGYEVTSGELYEELDLMAHEAANITLQNSRTSDSLYVAIENPRRLPYWYFIYRGEKLVKQGHGMAAENFRRQQAKGSQPYFVVVQYVWAGEVHQLQEDAPLRKRLLTIDLQAPQVVYPGQKADLKVAVTDAEGKPVQNVDLTAYALTSKFKAQHVPSLPTWDRYKKQKPYRQLERNDERLEGKKLMDWDYWGRRMGLDSMAYYHFLYPEKGIFTDYAATVDSITQFSPFVVDSGRVVPVHVVYLDNVPVYFSQTDVLPAYAFAADSGYHSIKLRTADKLISLDSVYLQHKYKLILSADITAVDNPIATPAEKLWLTDYERRVLSKYLFRVAYSNSDNAAYLQQGNRVLLLGDSAPRYYSNRNQEKTVLVGPFSPNWMQYVRLHNFTTNFMMEPGYAYSFEPGLLKMREIKGMENKVSLPLWDKWERKPELLRHEVLTERKIYDNWEDVQYERLLGKLYTSNSAGIAAGTGRLGWSLQPKLKERVKLVLLHQAGKPDSMLFYPRESTILHNLQPATYTLTLAFESGRFAAADVKLKANGQTHVSFDSTALKKASNESKYLLNLVDERVKQLKKAERNAAEEQEQQKQIARQTTFSYTSGIEQYDHEVSGIVADKATGEPLPGVTVLLKGTTTGVATDMRGHYTLYVPADGVLVFGFIGYDPKEENINGRGNVDVTLDISIQQLQEVVVTGYGVSRSNNTVTSSVATALQGRVAGVNIRGVASISINSNDAKPLIIVNGVPYSGSLEDVKNVATTTVLKGEEATALYGSVGAAGVIIITTKAGAALATTDAVQEQANAIRNNFSDYAFWQPSLTTNKQGEATFKVTFPDDITSWNTYVIGMNNSRQSGFFTGNIKSFKAMMATLHLPRFLVEGDEAHVVGKALNYMPDSAEVTTYFEVAGKRLKEHQKQLQKTFTDTLHLTAPAAPDSVEVLFGLRRASGFADGERRFVTVYPKGVEETQGYFLPLYADTTFTLDFDPAKGPVTVHTQGDLLQVMLNEIDYLHKYEYWCSEQAASKLKGLLLEKRIRKQLGQPFAYDRMVNRLIRHLERTQLKGGAWTWWEQGPAYSWITNHVAEALTMAKLENYKVKYQEQQLVDYLIYELESNRQNDKLTALETLYALKAEVDFTHYVRELEKKKNTGLEDQFRLTRLKQQIGLPVQLDTLQKYKKQTMLGGLFWGKEKFSLVDNNISNTLLAYKILSAAGDHARELAQIRAYLLSERKSGHWRNTYESARVLETLLPDLLQNQTGSTGMASNSFSLSGAVDMEVKGFVADTTFLAGQPLIVRKQGELPLYFTAYQTTWNKTPQPVTEDFVVKTTLKGLKEDAVLQAGKPVEMLVEVEVKADADYMMIEVPVPASCSYESKTDRGANEVHREYFRNKVSIFCDKLPEGKYSYTVKLLPRYTGTYTLNPAKAELMYFPTFFGRNKLKQVIVR, encoded by the coding sequence ATGCTGAAACAACTTATACTTGCATTCCTTCTTCTGCTCTGCCTCCTAAACCCCGGTTATGCCCAGCAAAGCCTGGAGAAGACCTCCTTCCGCAGCCACTATACTTACATCTACAAACTGACAGACAAGGAAGCCCATACGCTACATAAATTGGGTTCTGGGGTAGTGAAAGACTCATACTTTCATTCATTAGTTGACTCCTTTGCAGTTAATACCCGTTTTGATGCTACCCTGCCTCAGGGCCATTATCTATACATGCACAGCAAGGGGCCTGATCTTGTGTACACGCTGCACACGGTGTCACCGTTTTCGATTAAAGTGCTGCAGCAGCGGGCTGCGCTGAATGTACTGGTGCACGACAGTTTGGGCAACGCCATACCTGAGGCGGAAGTACTGGTAAATAACAGAAAAGCCTCTTATAATCCTGTTACCCATACGCACAGCCTCAGGTACAAGCCGAAGGATGCGCTACTTGCCGTACGTCTGAACGGATTTACGCACTATGTAAAGCTTGAGAAAGCAAAAAACTACACCAGCAACAGGAGCTTTCTAAACAAAATTGTTTACGCAAGGCCACTATACTATATCTGGCGGCCCTTCTACGACACCTACCGTTCCGTTCGGGGGTGGCACCCGCAAGGCTGGTTACGCAGTGTTGCTTCTTTGTTTGATTCGCAGTACCGCCAGCAGGATGAGAGTAGCAAGTATAAAGGCTATTTTATCACAAACAAACCGAAGTACCTGCCCGGGGACACAGTCAGGTACAAAGCTTTTATAGTGGACAGAAACGGCAACCCCTACAAGGGAAAAGCTCTCCTTAAACTGTACAGTTACCGGACCAAGGAAAAGAGGCTAGGGGAGGTAAAGCCTTACCGAAGCGGCGCTTTGGAGGGCTTCTTTATTTTGCACGACAGCCTTAAACTGGAACTGGATCAAGTGTATAATCTATCCCTAAGCAGACCTGACAAAAAGCAGCAGGATCTTATTTATACTTCGTTCAGGTACGAGGATTATGAACTTAAGGAAAACAGCTATACCCTGAACCTAAAGCAGGACAATCATCACACGGGCCAGGAAAACAGCCTAAAAGCCAAGGGCACGAATGCCAATGGCCTTAACCTCCTGGATGCGCGGGTGGAGGTAGTGGTGACAACCAGAAGGATTGTTAAAAGTGAACAGCCGTTTCTGTTTGTCCCGGATACGCTCTGGCTCCACCAGCAGCCATTGGATGCTGCAGGTGAAACGACTATTACGCTTCCACAAAGTGTTTTTCCGGAAGCAAGTATAGACTATGCCGTAACAGCCAACTTCTTAAACGCCAGCAACGAGCGTACATCCAAGACCCGCAATGCAACCTACCACTTCACGAATGGCCACTTAAGCATCGAGTTGCTTCAGGATGGCCTGCTGGTGAGGTACCAGGAGGGAGATCAGTCTAAGGAAAGAGAAGCCACACTAGCTGCTTACAATGCTGATTATGATGCTATTCTGGAAAGCACCGTACAGTTGCCAGCCAAAGTGCCACTAAATGCTTTTGCCGCAGGCTACGAAGTTACCTCAGGAGAACTGTATGAAGAGCTGGACTTAATGGCGCATGAAGCGGCCAATATAACCTTACAGAACTCCAGAACGAGCGATTCCTTATATGTAGCCATTGAAAACCCAAGGCGGCTGCCGTACTGGTACTTTATTTACCGGGGCGAAAAGTTAGTGAAGCAGGGGCACGGAATGGCTGCTGAAAACTTTCGGCGTCAGCAGGCAAAAGGCAGTCAGCCATACTTTGTTGTGGTGCAGTACGTGTGGGCCGGGGAGGTGCACCAACTGCAGGAAGATGCTCCTTTGCGAAAGCGCTTACTGACCATAGACCTACAGGCACCGCAAGTGGTGTATCCGGGGCAGAAAGCAGACTTAAAAGTAGCCGTAACAGACGCCGAAGGCAAACCGGTGCAAAATGTAGACCTGACCGCCTATGCACTGACATCCAAGTTCAAGGCGCAGCACGTCCCTAGCCTGCCCACCTGGGACCGTTACAAAAAACAAAAGCCTTACCGTCAGCTGGAACGGAATGACGAACGCCTGGAAGGAAAAAAACTGATGGATTGGGACTACTGGGGACGCCGAATGGGGCTTGATAGTATGGCCTATTATCATTTCCTGTACCCGGAAAAGGGAATTTTTACCGACTACGCTGCCACTGTAGACAGTATCACGCAATTTTCGCCCTTCGTGGTTGATTCGGGAAGGGTAGTGCCGGTGCATGTAGTGTACCTGGATAATGTGCCGGTCTACTTTTCGCAGACGGATGTGCTGCCCGCTTACGCCTTTGCCGCCGATAGCGGCTACCATTCAATTAAGCTTCGCACAGCCGATAAACTCATCTCATTGGACAGTGTGTACCTGCAGCACAAGTATAAACTTATACTTAGCGCAGACATAACGGCTGTCGATAACCCGATTGCCACGCCTGCTGAAAAGTTGTGGCTAACCGATTATGAGCGACGGGTGCTCTCCAAATACCTGTTCCGGGTAGCCTACAGCAACAGCGACAACGCCGCTTACCTGCAACAGGGAAATCGGGTATTGCTGCTAGGTGACAGCGCCCCGAGATACTACTCTAATCGCAATCAGGAGAAAACGGTTTTGGTGGGTCCCTTTAGCCCAAACTGGATGCAGTATGTGCGGCTCCATAACTTTACAACCAACTTCATGATGGAGCCGGGGTATGCCTACTCTTTTGAACCGGGCCTGCTGAAGATGCGGGAAATTAAAGGAATGGAAAACAAGGTTAGCCTGCCTCTGTGGGACAAGTGGGAGCGAAAGCCTGAACTGCTGCGGCATGAGGTTTTAACAGAAAGAAAGATCTATGACAACTGGGAAGATGTACAGTATGAACGCCTGTTAGGTAAACTTTATACTTCTAATTCAGCTGGTATAGCAGCTGGCACTGGCAGGCTAGGCTGGAGCCTGCAGCCTAAACTGAAAGAGCGGGTTAAGCTGGTGTTGTTGCATCAAGCCGGAAAGCCGGATAGTATGCTGTTTTACCCAAGGGAAAGCACGATACTCCATAACCTGCAGCCTGCTACTTATACCTTAACCCTTGCTTTTGAAAGTGGCCGTTTTGCGGCGGCTGATGTCAAGTTAAAGGCTAACGGGCAGACACACGTTTCCTTTGACTCCACTGCTCTGAAAAAAGCATCAAATGAAAGCAAGTACCTGCTGAACCTGGTTGACGAAAGGGTGAAGCAGCTCAAAAAAGCAGAACGGAATGCTGCAGAAGAGCAGGAGCAACAAAAGCAGATAGCGCGGCAAACAACCTTCAGCTATACTTCCGGCATTGAGCAATACGACCATGAAGTGTCTGGTATCGTTGCTGATAAAGCCACAGGCGAGCCCTTGCCAGGTGTTACAGTGCTGCTAAAAGGTACAACTACAGGCGTAGCAACAGACATGAGGGGGCACTATACTTTGTATGTTCCTGCTGATGGTGTGCTGGTATTCGGGTTCATTGGTTACGATCCAAAAGAAGAAAACATAAATGGCCGTGGAAATGTAGATGTTACACTTGATATCAGTATTCAGCAATTACAGGAAGTAGTGGTGACAGGCTACGGCGTTAGCAGATCAAATAACACGGTAACCAGTTCAGTAGCCACTGCGCTACAGGGGCGGGTAGCAGGTGTTAACATCAGGGGTGTGGCAAGTATAAGTATAAACTCCAATGATGCCAAGCCTCTGATCATTGTAAACGGTGTTCCTTATAGCGGCTCACTGGAAGATGTTAAAAACGTGGCCACAACTACTGTGCTGAAAGGCGAAGAAGCGACTGCTCTCTACGGATCGGTCGGGGCAGCCGGTGTGATTATCATCACTACAAAAGCAGGGGCTGCACTTGCAACTACCGATGCAGTACAGGAGCAGGCAAACGCTATACGCAACAACTTCTCTGACTATGCCTTCTGGCAACCGAGCCTAACCACAAACAAGCAAGGAGAAGCGACTTTCAAAGTTACCTTTCCGGATGACATTACGAGCTGGAACACCTATGTGATCGGCATGAACAACAGCAGGCAGAGCGGTTTCTTTACAGGGAATATAAAGTCATTTAAGGCGATGATGGCTACCCTACACTTGCCGCGCTTTTTGGTGGAGGGCGACGAGGCGCATGTAGTGGGAAAAGCGCTGAACTACATGCCTGATTCTGCTGAAGTAACCACTTATTTTGAAGTTGCAGGCAAAAGGCTGAAAGAGCACCAGAAACAGCTGCAGAAAACCTTTACAGACACGCTGCACCTGACAGCGCCTGCAGCACCGGACTCTGTGGAGGTGCTTTTTGGTTTGCGCCGGGCTTCAGGTTTTGCAGATGGCGAACGCCGCTTTGTAACTGTTTACCCGAAGGGAGTGGAAGAAACACAGGGATACTTCCTGCCGCTCTATGCCGACACGACCTTCACACTTGATTTTGATCCGGCGAAAGGCCCTGTTACGGTGCACACGCAGGGAGACCTGCTACAGGTGATGCTGAATGAAATAGACTACCTGCACAAGTATGAGTACTGGTGCAGCGAACAGGCCGCATCGAAGCTAAAAGGTTTGTTGCTGGAGAAACGGATAAGAAAGCAGCTGGGTCAGCCTTTTGCCTACGACCGCATGGTAAACAGGCTCATAAGGCACCTGGAGAGAACACAGCTGAAAGGCGGCGCCTGGACCTGGTGGGAACAGGGCCCGGCCTACTCCTGGATTACGAATCACGTAGCAGAGGCGCTGACGATGGCCAAACTTGAAAACTACAAAGTAAAATACCAGGAACAGCAGCTGGTAGACTACCTGATTTACGAGTTGGAAAGCAATCGGCAAAACGACAAGCTAACAGCCCTCGAAACGCTGTATGCGTTAAAAGCAGAGGTCGATTTTACCCACTATGTGCGAGAGCTGGAAAAAAAGAAGAATACTGGGCTGGAAGACCAGTTCAGGTTGACCCGCCTGAAGCAGCAGATCGGCCTGCCCGTACAACTGGATACGCTCCAGAAGTATAAAAAGCAGACTATGCTAGGTGGACTGTTCTGGGGAAAAGAGAAATTCAGTCTAGTTGACAACAACATCAGCAACACCCTGCTCGCCTATAAGATTTTAAGTGCTGCAGGCGATCATGCGCGAGAGCTTGCCCAGATCAGGGCGTACCTGCTAAGTGAGCGAAAGTCCGGGCACTGGCGAAATACCTATGAATCGGCAAGGGTGCTGGAGACATTGCTGCCAGACCTGCTCCAAAACCAAACAGGCAGCACGGGTATGGCGTCGAATAGCTTTAGCCTATCAGGAGCCGTTGACATGGAGGTGAAGGGCTTTGTTGCGGATACGACGTTTCTGGCAGGCCAGCCATTAATCGTGAGAAAACAGGGAGAGCTCCCGCTATACTTCACTGCCTACCAAACCACCTGGAATAAAACACCCCAGCCCGTAACAGAAGATTTTGTAGTGAAGACAACACTAAAAGGACTAAAAGAGGATGCGGTGCTGCAGGCAGGAAAACCAGTAGAAATGCTGGTGGAGGTAGAGGTAAAAGCTGATGCCGACTACATGATGATAGAAGTGCCTGTACCTGCCAGTTGCTCTTACGAATCAAAAACAGACAGAGGAGCTAATGAAGTGCACCGGGAATACTTCAGAAATAAAGTGAGCATCTTCTGCGATAAGCTGCCCGAGGGAAAGTATTCCTATACTGTAAAACTATTGCCACGCTATACCGGAACCTACACCCTGAACCCGGCAAAAGCAGAATTAATGTATTTCCCGACCTTCTTTGGCAGAAATAAACTAAAGCAGGTAATTGTGAGGTAA
- the chrA gene encoding chromate efflux transporter, with protein sequence MSEQHSPAIPIAKPGFREAFYFWLKLGFISFGGPAGQIGIMHTFLVDQKKWISDRKFLHALNYCMLLPGPEAQQLATYIGWLLHGTAGGVVAGALFVLPSVFILLGLSAVYVTFGEIPWVAAMFYGLKPAVVAIVILALIKISKKSLLSLLHVMVAVASFTGIFFFNIPFPYIILGAVLFGWLAMRLYPTLITEKKTAREISENEKGYYLNMDSEVPHTAFRVGRLLKQLGVIGALWVMPFLVLNMSQGAAFWERLVAFFTKAAFVTFGGAYAVLPYVAQVAVEDFNWLTRLEMIDGLALGETTPGPLIMVLAFVGFMAGYNYFGGSLLMGSLGLLTTTYYTFLPCFLFILAGAPIIEKTQSNSSVKAVLGVVTAAVVGVVLNLTVYFAQAVLFPERLSLQALDIFSFAWIIISLVAMYRFKVGMIPWIGISALAGLLHFLFTASA encoded by the coding sequence ATGAGCGAACAGCATTCACCCGCCATTCCAATTGCCAAGCCGGGTTTCAGAGAAGCCTTTTACTTCTGGTTGAAACTGGGCTTTATAAGCTTTGGGGGACCTGCAGGCCAAATCGGAATAATGCACACGTTTCTGGTGGATCAGAAAAAATGGATCTCTGACCGTAAATTCCTGCACGCGCTCAATTACTGCATGCTGCTGCCCGGCCCCGAGGCACAGCAACTGGCTACCTATATCGGTTGGCTGCTGCACGGAACAGCGGGCGGTGTGGTAGCCGGGGCATTGTTTGTGCTGCCTTCCGTCTTTATCCTGCTCGGTTTAAGCGCCGTCTATGTTACATTCGGGGAAATACCCTGGGTGGCGGCTATGTTTTATGGGTTAAAGCCCGCCGTGGTGGCCATTGTGATCCTGGCCCTTATTAAGATCTCAAAAAAGTCCTTGTTGAGCCTTTTACACGTGATGGTAGCCGTTGCCTCCTTTACCGGTATTTTCTTTTTCAACATTCCCTTCCCTTACATTATTCTGGGTGCTGTACTCTTCGGCTGGCTGGCCATGCGGTTGTACCCTACCCTGATCACCGAAAAGAAAACAGCGCGCGAAATCTCCGAAAATGAAAAGGGGTATTACCTGAACATGGATTCGGAGGTACCGCATACAGCTTTCCGGGTCGGGCGTTTGCTGAAACAGCTCGGCGTTATTGGTGCGTTGTGGGTAATGCCTTTCCTGGTTCTGAACATGAGCCAGGGCGCTGCCTTCTGGGAGAGGTTGGTGGCATTTTTCACAAAAGCAGCTTTTGTAACCTTTGGCGGTGCCTATGCTGTTTTGCCCTACGTGGCACAAGTGGCTGTGGAGGATTTCAACTGGCTGACCAGACTGGAAATGATCGATGGCCTGGCTTTGGGAGAAACCACCCCTGGTCCGCTCATCATGGTACTGGCCTTTGTAGGGTTCATGGCGGGGTACAATTATTTCGGTGGCTCCCTGCTCATGGGCTCTCTTGGCTTACTAACGACCACCTATTACACGTTTTTGCCTTGCTTTCTGTTTATTCTGGCGGGCGCTCCTATCATAGAGAAAACCCAAAGCAACAGTAGCGTTAAAGCAGTGCTGGGCGTGGTAACAGCCGCGGTGGTGGGCGTAGTTTTGAACCTTACCGTATACTTTGCCCAGGCTGTTCTCTTCCCTGAGCGCCTTTCCCTTCAGGCGCTTGACATTTTCAGCTTCGCCTGGATAATTATTTCCTTGGTAGCCATGTACCGGTTTAAGGTAGGAATGATTCCCTGGATTGGAATCAGTGCCCTGGCCGGATTGCTCCACTTTCTTTTTACAGCTTCCGCCTAA